Proteins from one Pontibacter korlensis genomic window:
- a CDS encoding exo-beta-N-acetylmuramidase NamZ domain-containing protein — MKKAASLLLLWLALCLPLYTLALSPSPRVVIGAERLFSPAYLPLIKGKRIGLVTNHTGLLPDGQHLVDVLYARKDVKLTTLFGPEHGIRGDQDNHVASGTDSKTGLPVISLYGKVRKPTPEMLQNVDVLIFDIQDIGARFYTYIATMNHVLEAAAEQNIPYLVLDRPNAIGGTYVDGPIGGKPGEPVSGVAQLPVTHGMTVGELATMFNEERAARKLPKAKLTVVPMQHYTRELWYDETNLPWVKPSPNMLTLTTATVYPATCLLEGTNISEARGTLHPFEHIAAPWIDGEKLSAQLNSYKLKGVTFKPASFVPDSIVDGIKIYPPKFMGEQCYGTEMVVTDRKVFESAKAGVYVLHALKTLYPKQLEWRQGRMDKLWGTPKVREQLQAGQTPEEIVKQWDADLAHFRKVRQKYLLY, encoded by the coding sequence ATGAAAAAAGCTGCTTCACTTCTCCTGCTTTGGCTTGCCCTATGCCTGCCGCTTTATACTTTGGCCCTTAGTCCTTCACCTCGTGTTGTCATTGGCGCTGAACGTTTATTTAGCCCAGCATATCTCCCCCTAATTAAAGGCAAGCGTATCGGGTTGGTTACCAACCATACCGGTCTTTTGCCAGACGGGCAGCACCTGGTGGATGTACTGTATGCCAGAAAGGATGTAAAACTGACTACCCTGTTTGGCCCGGAGCATGGCATCAGAGGAGACCAGGATAATCATGTGGCAAGCGGAACTGATAGCAAAACAGGTCTGCCCGTGATCTCGCTTTATGGGAAAGTGCGCAAACCTACCCCTGAAATGCTGCAGAATGTGGATGTGCTGATTTTTGACATACAGGATATTGGCGCTCGCTTCTATACATACATCGCCACTATGAACCATGTGTTAGAAGCCGCAGCCGAGCAGAATATTCCTTACCTGGTTTTAGACAGGCCAAACGCCATCGGAGGTACGTATGTAGACGGCCCTATAGGAGGAAAACCGGGAGAGCCGGTAAGTGGGGTAGCGCAGTTGCCTGTAACCCATGGCATGACTGTAGGCGAACTGGCTACCATGTTTAACGAAGAGCGTGCCGCCAGAAAACTACCCAAAGCCAAACTTACCGTTGTCCCCATGCAGCACTATACCCGGGAGCTGTGGTACGACGAAACCAACCTTCCCTGGGTCAAACCATCCCCTAACATGCTCACGCTTACCACGGCCACTGTATACCCCGCCACCTGTTTACTGGAGGGCACCAACATCTCCGAGGCACGTGGTACCCTACACCCCTTCGAGCACATTGCTGCACCATGGATAGATGGAGAAAAGCTTTCTGCCCAACTAAATAGCTATAAGTTGAAAGGAGTTACTTTTAAACCAGCTTCTTTTGTACCAGACAGCATCGTGGACGGCATCAAAATATACCCTCCAAAGTTTATGGGTGAACAATGCTACGGCACCGAAATGGTAGTAACCGACCGAAAAGTCTTTGAGTCGGCAAAGGCAGGAGTTTATGTGCTGCATGCCCTGAAGACACTGTACCCAAAGCAATTGGAGTGGCGCCAAGGCCGTATGGATAAACTATGGGGTACTCCGAAAGTAAGAGAGCAACTACAGGCAGGACAAACTCCTGAGGAAATCGTAAAACAGTGGGATGCAGACCTGGCCCACTTCCGGAAGGTACGACAGAAATACCTCCTTTATTGA
- a CDS encoding M1 family metallopeptidase has translation MKKQLLLSLFTVLCLTTQAQDNNWTWGGPLDPAQATFDVKHYTLRLNVSPDERKIGGSADATVELVSPTDKIRLNLINAYTVSGVKVDGKKANYTRGNNALDVQLKKTYQPGQRVTITVDYAGTPPEAVNPPWQGGFTFARDANGKHWVGLSSQNEGAKIFMPCKDHPSDEPDEGVEQFISVPAPYQVAANGLLVSEKKKGDQIIYHWKTDYTINNYGINFTVGDFEVTRRDFTTVEGNIVPMVMYLLRQNAAKAPELMNILEISLKTQEKYFGEYPFRKEKVGIVETPYLGMEHQTINAYGNKFRFTTIGNTPYDHLLHHELGHEWWGNKVSVKDWADFWVQEGLCTYGDWLFVEEHAGHVAYLKHVQQIGRSIPNRNPIIMKEENVDSDEAYHGEIYSKGAHVMHSLRYLLGDEVFFRTLKNFILDPAYTYAKQVKTEDLQAYFTKQTGHDIKPFFDLYLRTTEVPEVVVEQTSSNTYTIRIPNINFTLPMDVKTNTGTQRLGLSNKPMEVTSTSTPVIDENGWYLKRVKTGEKTL, from the coding sequence ATGAAAAAGCAACTCCTTCTTTCGCTATTCACCGTCCTGTGCCTGACCACCCAGGCACAGGACAACAACTGGACCTGGGGTGGTCCTTTAGATCCTGCACAGGCTACCTTTGATGTAAAGCACTACACACTGCGCCTGAATGTATCCCCTGATGAACGCAAAATTGGGGGCTCTGCAGATGCCACAGTTGAGTTAGTCTCTCCCACAGATAAAATCCGGCTGAACCTGATAAATGCCTACACGGTGAGTGGCGTGAAGGTAGATGGTAAGAAAGCTAACTATACCAGGGGTAATAATGCGTTGGATGTGCAGTTGAAGAAAACATACCAGCCGGGACAACGGGTAACTATAACAGTCGATTACGCTGGCACGCCGCCAGAAGCTGTAAACCCGCCATGGCAGGGAGGCTTCACCTTTGCCAGAGACGCAAACGGAAAACATTGGGTGGGCCTTTCTTCTCAGAATGAAGGAGCCAAAATCTTTATGCCCTGCAAAGATCACCCATCAGACGAGCCGGATGAGGGTGTGGAGCAGTTTATTTCCGTGCCTGCTCCCTACCAGGTAGCGGCTAATGGCTTGCTGGTTTCGGAGAAGAAGAAAGGCGACCAAATCATCTATCACTGGAAAACCGACTACACCATTAACAACTACGGCATAAACTTTACAGTCGGCGATTTTGAAGTGACCCGCCGCGACTTCACCACCGTTGAAGGCAACATAGTACCCATGGTGATGTACCTGCTACGCCAGAACGCTGCCAAGGCTCCGGAGCTGATGAACATACTGGAGATAAGCCTGAAGACACAGGAGAAATACTTTGGAGAATACCCGTTCAGGAAAGAGAAGGTGGGCATTGTGGAAACGCCTTACCTGGGCATGGAACACCAAACCATCAATGCTTATGGCAACAAGTTTAGGTTCACGACCATCGGCAACACGCCCTATGACCACCTGCTGCACCATGAGTTAGGCCATGAGTGGTGGGGCAACAAAGTAAGTGTAAAGGATTGGGCAGATTTCTGGGTGCAGGAAGGCCTCTGCACTTACGGTGACTGGCTTTTTGTAGAAGAGCACGCTGGCCACGTAGCCTACCTGAAACATGTGCAGCAAATAGGCAGAAGCATCCCCAACCGCAACCCTATCATCATGAAAGAGGAGAACGTAGACTCAGACGAGGCCTACCATGGTGAGATTTATAGCAAGGGAGCACACGTCATGCACTCGCTCCGTTATCTGCTCGGCGACGAAGTCTTCTTCCGAACACTCAAAAATTTTATTCTCGACCCAGCCTATACCTATGCAAAGCAGGTAAAGACTGAAGACCTGCAAGCATATTTTACAAAACAGACAGGCCATGACATTAAGCCATTCTTTGACTTGTACCTGCGCACTACTGAGGTGCCGGAAGTGGTGGTAGAGCAAACTTCTTCAAACACCTACACTATCCGCATACCCAACATCAATTTTACCTTACCGATGGATGTAAAAACCAATACCGGCACACAGCGCCTGGGACTATCCAACAAACCAATGGAAGTTACGTCCACATCAACGCCAGTGATAGATGAGAATGGCTGGTACCTGAAACGCGTAAAGACGGGAGAGAAAACACTGTAG
- a CDS encoding sulfotransferase domain-containing protein: protein MKILQGGAPKCGNFWLYQILQQILQRSGQPISSFIQRQPIYELAKTWDLNYPSQASIDVLDITDLQYSYRISSIFRMPVEDIEDYVSQTDHVWTHSPICKRSGELLNLFDKKVYIVRDPRDRAISASKYYTSEYMLKYYPQEERDAQRYLEKHFEELMLEWVWHVYDHLRLSRQHNIHIAFYEGFLLDFQQELGRLLAYLGLEMDEAQREELQEAMSFATLKSNNPKHLKKGQSGYWMDQLTDEQAEKADTIAGPLIRYLNYPQFKGQAMSYATEPLHQDFDELKQEIIASQQPLYQS, encoded by the coding sequence ATGAAAATACTGCAGGGAGGTGCTCCTAAGTGCGGCAATTTTTGGCTTTACCAGATCCTACAGCAAATCCTTCAACGCAGCGGGCAACCGATCTCCAGCTTTATTCAGCGGCAGCCAATCTATGAGCTTGCCAAAACCTGGGACCTGAACTACCCTAGCCAGGCAAGTATAGATGTTCTGGATATCACTGACCTGCAGTACAGCTACCGCATCAGCAGTATTTTCCGGATGCCGGTGGAAGACATAGAGGACTATGTTTCCCAAACAGACCATGTCTGGACACACTCGCCAATCTGTAAGCGCAGCGGAGAGTTACTGAACCTGTTCGACAAGAAGGTGTACATTGTACGAGACCCTCGCGACCGTGCCATATCTGCCTCGAAATACTACACTTCTGAATATATGCTCAAGTATTATCCGCAGGAGGAACGAGACGCGCAGCGGTACCTGGAGAAGCATTTTGAGGAGCTGATGCTGGAATGGGTGTGGCATGTGTATGATCATCTGCGCCTGAGCCGGCAGCACAACATTCATATTGCTTTTTATGAAGGTTTCTTGCTCGATTTTCAGCAGGAGTTGGGGCGCCTGCTGGCTTACCTGGGTTTAGAGATGGATGAGGCACAGCGGGAGGAACTGCAGGAGGCAATGAGTTTTGCCACTTTAAAAAGTAATAACCCGAAGCACCTGAAAAAGGGGCAGTCGGGTTATTGGATGGACCAGCTAACGGATGAGCAGGCTGAGAAAGCTGATACTATAGCAGGGCCGCTGATTCGCTACCTGAACTACCCTCAGTTTAAAGGGCAAGCCATGAGCTATGCTACAGAGCCGCTGCATCAGGATTTTGATGAACTCAAGCAGGAGATCATAGCTTCTCAGCAGCCGCTGTACCAAAGCTAG
- the cysC gene encoding adenylyl-sulfate kinase encodes MKNIYPFKSKVCNEQRRQLMQQEPRLFWLTGLSGSGKSTLALRLEHYLFHQGYKVYLLDGDNIRNGLCQDLSFTEKDRKENVRRVGQVANLLLDAGLVVICAFISPYAAERELVRQIVGSDRFSEVFVSCSLEVCEKRDTKGLYAKARQGIIPNFTGISAPYQAPKQPNITLHTDQESIEESLQKLLTYAEPQLSLQPQMKVAAGV; translated from the coding sequence ATGAAAAACATATACCCTTTTAAGTCCAAGGTCTGCAATGAGCAACGTAGGCAGCTCATGCAACAGGAACCTCGTTTGTTCTGGCTTACTGGCCTCTCCGGCTCCGGAAAAAGCACTCTAGCTTTGCGCCTGGAGCATTACCTGTTTCACCAGGGTTATAAAGTATACTTGCTGGATGGTGACAATATCCGCAATGGCCTGTGCCAAGACTTGAGCTTCACTGAAAAAGACCGTAAGGAGAACGTCCGCCGTGTAGGCCAAGTAGCTAACTTGCTGTTGGATGCAGGTTTGGTGGTTATCTGTGCCTTTATCTCGCCATATGCTGCAGAACGGGAATTGGTAAGGCAAATTGTAGGTAGTGACAGGTTTTCTGAAGTGTTTGTTAGCTGCTCTCTGGAGGTATGCGAAAAGCGTGACACCAAAGGTCTTTATGCAAAGGCCAGGCAAGGCATCATTCCAAACTTTACCGGCATCAGCGCCCCCTACCAAGCGCCCAAACAGCCGAATATTACCCTCCACACCGATCAGGAGTCGATAGAAGAATCACTGCAAAAACTCTTAACTTACGCCGAGCCACAGCTAAGCCTGCAGCCTCAGATGAAAGTAGCTGCAGGGGTGTAA
- the cysQ gene encoding 3'(2'),5'-bisphosphate nucleotidase CysQ yields the protein MITQETPDISHLLQIAKTAAMEAGEAIMQVYTSGEIEVDLKADNSPLTKADRAAHEIISRHLAGTALPILSEEGKHQDYEQRKNWTWYWLVDPLDGTKEFVKRNGEFTVNIALMHESKPVGGVIYAPVLDSLYLGSVQTGVYREEQGLKVQLKPLQARYTLQTLMQQRQVAVIASRTHLSPQTEEFIQRFPNTQMFNMGSSLKFMLLAEGKADVYPRFAPTMEWDTGAAHAILNALNRGIYQQGLQTELKYNKEDLLNPNFVAL from the coding sequence ATGATTACGCAAGAAACTCCAGACATATCTCACCTACTACAAATAGCTAAAACAGCCGCAATGGAAGCGGGAGAAGCGATCATGCAGGTTTATACTTCGGGTGAAATTGAGGTTGATCTGAAGGCCGACAACTCTCCCCTAACGAAGGCAGACCGCGCTGCACATGAAATTATCAGTAGACATTTAGCTGGCACTGCTTTACCCATACTTTCGGAAGAGGGAAAACATCAGGATTATGAGCAGCGGAAGAACTGGACATGGTATTGGCTGGTGGACCCACTGGATGGCACAAAAGAGTTTGTAAAGCGCAACGGGGAATTTACCGTAAACATTGCGCTGATGCATGAAAGCAAGCCAGTGGGTGGAGTGATATATGCGCCTGTTCTGGATAGCCTTTATCTTGGCTCTGTGCAGACGGGTGTATATAGAGAAGAGCAGGGACTCAAAGTTCAACTGAAACCGCTACAAGCGAGGTATACCTTGCAAACTTTAATGCAACAGCGGCAGGTAGCCGTAATTGCGTCCCGCACACATCTGAGCCCACAGACGGAGGAGTTTATTCAGCGCTTCCCAAACACGCAGATGTTCAACATGGGTAGCTCTCTTAAGTTTATGTTACTGGCAGAAGGCAAGGCAGATGTATACCCTCGCTTCGCCCCTACCATGGAATGGGATACCGGTGCAGCACATGCCATCCTGAACGCCCTGAACAGAGGCATATACCAGCAGGGTCTTCAAACAGAGCTGAAGTACAACAAAGAAGACCTTCTGAACCCAAACTTTGTAGCACTGTAA
- a CDS encoding N-acyl-D-amino-acid deacylase family protein, producing MTKYNTWRNLFATLAIGALAASCQSPAQQEQDDVTYDLLLKQVSVVDGTGAAPYVANVLIGGDTIALINRDTTVTHNSRKTIQAKGMVVTPGFIDTHAHGDPIKEPEFKNFLAMGVTTIALGQDGFSPNHEDLSVWMDSVDTAKPGVNIAMFAGHNALRVLSGAMYDSIPSEENMKAMEQLVASAMDAGCYGLTTGLEYNPGYYATSNELNRLAKVVGSKNGIVMSHMRNEDDQYVEQAIKELLAQGQYCPVQISHIKVVYGKSKERAQEILQMMDSARQSGTKVTADFYPYTASYTGIAILFPDWAKAPHDYQQVLKTRRAELKAYLKNRIMQRNGPEATLIGSGKYTGKNLKQIAQELNKPFEEVLMDNIDPYGASGAYFIMNEELQEELMLDPHVMICTDGSPSMHHPRGYGAFAKVLETYVVNKKLLSLEEAVRKMTSLPAETIGLKHRGRIASGYKADLLIFNPSEVKENATYEKPHQLASGFRYVLMNGKIVKEGENFTSDREGKVLRKNQQL from the coding sequence ATGACCAAGTACAACACCTGGCGAAACCTCTTTGCTACACTTGCCATTGGCGCTCTTGCTGCCTCCTGCCAAAGCCCTGCGCAGCAAGAACAAGATGACGTAACTTATGACCTGCTCCTGAAGCAAGTATCAGTAGTGGACGGAACAGGTGCCGCTCCTTACGTAGCTAACGTGCTGATAGGAGGCGACACCATCGCCCTTATCAACAGAGACACCACAGTTACTCATAACTCCAGAAAAACCATACAGGCCAAGGGCATGGTGGTTACCCCTGGCTTTATTGATACCCACGCCCACGGCGATCCCATCAAAGAGCCGGAGTTCAAGAACTTCCTGGCCATGGGTGTAACAACAATAGCTTTAGGGCAAGATGGTTTTAGCCCGAATCATGAAGACCTGAGCGTATGGATGGACTCTGTAGATACAGCCAAACCGGGAGTTAATATAGCTATGTTTGCCGGCCATAACGCACTTCGGGTGCTGTCAGGTGCCATGTACGACTCTATTCCCTCCGAAGAAAACATGAAGGCGATGGAGCAGTTAGTTGCCAGCGCCATGGATGCCGGCTGTTACGGCCTTACCACGGGCCTGGAGTATAACCCTGGCTATTATGCAACCAGTAACGAGCTGAACCGCCTGGCAAAGGTGGTGGGTTCTAAAAACGGCATCGTCATGAGCCATATGCGCAATGAGGATGATCAGTATGTAGAGCAGGCAATAAAAGAGCTTTTGGCACAGGGGCAGTATTGCCCTGTGCAGATATCGCACATAAAGGTGGTTTATGGCAAAAGTAAAGAGCGGGCACAGGAGATTTTGCAAATGATGGATAGTGCCCGGCAGAGTGGCACCAAAGTGACGGCAGACTTCTACCCTTACACCGCCAGCTACACGGGCATTGCCATACTTTTCCCTGACTGGGCTAAGGCACCACACGACTACCAGCAGGTACTCAAGACCCGTCGTGCGGAGCTGAAAGCTTACCTAAAAAACAGGATCATGCAGCGCAACGGTCCGGAGGCTACCTTAATTGGCTCAGGCAAGTACACAGGCAAAAACCTGAAACAGATTGCTCAGGAGCTGAACAAACCATTTGAAGAGGTACTAATGGACAACATTGATCCTTACGGCGCAAGCGGCGCTTACTTTATCATGAACGAGGAGTTGCAGGAAGAACTGATGCTGGACCCGCACGTGATGATCTGCACCGACGGCAGCCCAAGTATGCACCACCCACGAGGCTATGGCGCTTTTGCCAAAGTGCTGGAGACTTATGTAGTGAACAAGAAGTTGCTAAGCTTAGAGGAGGCTGTTCGTAAAATGACCAGTCTGCCTGCAGAGACTATAGGCCTGAAACACAGAGGCCGCATTGCGTCAGGTTATAAAGCTGACCTGCTCATCTTCAACCCATCCGAAGTGAAAGAGAACGCCACCTACGAAAAGCCCCACCAATTGGCAAGCGGCTTCCGGTATGTGCTCATGAACGGAAAAATAGTGAAGGAAGGCGAAAACTTCACCAGCGACAGAGAAGGAAAGGTGCTGCGCAAAAACCAGCAGCTATAG
- a CDS encoding NUDIX domain-containing protein, which yields MKIKKKETIYNGFYTFRKVYLEDKGETIEREQFDSGGAAAALVYDTEKQRYILVKQFRYSAEQELLELVAGVLEGNDPEKAVRKEIEEEIGYKVDHLEHIWDFYSSPGACTEVVYLFYAEVSQKKAESGGKDEEHEQINIKEFTEEELFYQPLQDAKTVIAVQWLAARLGKSSANNARISKTDAAD from the coding sequence ATGAAGATCAAGAAGAAGGAAACCATATATAATGGCTTTTACACATTCCGCAAAGTATACCTGGAGGATAAGGGAGAAACCATAGAGCGGGAGCAGTTCGATAGCGGTGGCGCAGCAGCCGCTTTGGTGTATGACACAGAAAAACAGCGTTACATTCTGGTAAAGCAGTTTCGCTACAGTGCTGAGCAGGAACTACTGGAGCTAGTAGCGGGTGTGTTGGAGGGTAATGATCCGGAGAAAGCAGTTCGAAAGGAAATTGAGGAAGAAATAGGCTACAAAGTAGATCACCTGGAGCACATCTGGGACTTCTATTCTTCGCCGGGAGCCTGCACCGAAGTAGTTTACTTATTTTATGCCGAGGTGAGCCAGAAAAAGGCAGAAAGCGGTGGCAAAGATGAGGAACACGAGCAGATTAATATAAAGGAGTTTACCGAGGAGGAGCTGTTTTACCAGCCACTGCAGGACGCTAAAACAGTTATAGCAGTGCAGTGGCTGGCGGCGAGGCTGGGAAAAAGTTCTGCCAACAACGCCCGCATAAGTAAAACAGATGCAGCAGACTAA
- a CDS encoding GAF domain-containing protein, translating to MQPTATSVLSMLREKDASFSWQQLLADVITAFDCTTGTIHTLDKSSGLLTLQAHQGIPPFLLPKMEAIPIGKGMAGIAAERRQPVEMCNLQTDGSGVARPAAKETKVEGSIAVPMLLDGELYGTLGIAKPVPYDFTEEEKTDLLKIGEEVSRHLNGRGVNLS from the coding sequence ATGCAACCTACTGCTACATCAGTTTTATCTATGCTTCGTGAGAAGGATGCTTCCTTTTCCTGGCAGCAGCTTCTTGCTGACGTAATTACAGCTTTTGACTGCACTACCGGCACCATCCATACTTTAGATAAAAGCTCTGGACTGCTCACCCTGCAGGCGCACCAGGGTATACCGCCTTTCCTGTTGCCTAAAATGGAGGCTATTCCCATCGGAAAGGGAATGGCAGGCATTGCTGCTGAACGCAGACAGCCTGTGGAGATGTGCAACCTGCAAACTGATGGATCCGGAGTGGCCAGACCCGCTGCCAAAGAAACAAAGGTAGAGGGTTCTATAGCTGTTCCGATGCTGCTGGACGGGGAGCTATACGGTACCCTGGGCATAGCCAAACCTGTTCCTTATGACTTTACAGAGGAGGAAAAAACAGACCTGCTGAAAATAGGCGAAGAAGTAAGCCGCCACCTCAATGGCAGAGGAGTAAATCTGTCTTAG
- a CDS encoding SDR family oxidoreductase: MAISLKPLREQVIVITGASSGIGLATARAAAKKGAKLVLASRNGEALAEIEQQISSEGGEVIHVVADVGKREDLQRVAEAAMKRFGGFDTWVNNAGVSIYGKLAEVSEEDNRRLFDTNFWGVVSGSLLAADHLRNRGGAIINIGSELSDVAITLQGMYAASKHAVKGFTESLRMELEEAGAPVSVTLIKPAGINTPYPQHAKNYTDRELTLPPPVYAPEEVANAILHAAEHPERDIYVGSGSKMMSSLNKYAPSLVDWVNKTFMTDMQKRKEPALHKEGSLHKAGEDGRVDGNYEGHVMRTSLYTRASMHPVVTGAVVAAAGAAAVALIGKKRQKNHKMPR, translated from the coding sequence ATGGCAATTTCACTTAAACCCCTCCGCGAGCAGGTAATAGTAATTACCGGCGCATCGAGCGGAATCGGACTGGCAACTGCCCGCGCTGCAGCAAAAAAAGGTGCAAAACTGGTGCTTGCATCCAGAAACGGTGAGGCACTGGCTGAAATAGAGCAACAGATAAGCTCTGAAGGAGGCGAAGTAATACATGTGGTAGCCGACGTAGGCAAACGTGAGGACCTGCAACGCGTAGCCGAGGCAGCCATGAAACGTTTCGGGGGCTTTGACACATGGGTAAACAATGCTGGTGTATCTATTTACGGTAAGCTAGCCGAAGTTAGCGAAGAAGACAACCGCCGCCTGTTCGACACTAACTTCTGGGGCGTAGTATCCGGCTCGCTTTTAGCTGCAGATCACCTGCGCAACCGGGGCGGTGCTATCATCAATATTGGTAGTGAGCTATCAGATGTGGCCATCACACTGCAGGGTATGTATGCGGCAAGCAAGCATGCTGTTAAAGGTTTCACAGAATCACTGCGCATGGAGCTGGAAGAAGCCGGGGCTCCTGTATCGGTTACATTGATAAAACCAGCTGGCATAAACACACCATACCCGCAGCACGCAAAAAATTACACCGACAGAGAGCTAACCTTGCCACCACCTGTGTATGCTCCGGAGGAAGTAGCTAATGCCATTCTGCACGCTGCCGAGCACCCTGAGCGTGACATATATGTTGGTAGCGGCTCTAAGATGATGAGCAGCCTGAACAAGTATGCACCTAGCCTGGTAGATTGGGTGAACAAGACCTTTATGACAGACATGCAGAAGCGCAAGGAGCCCGCACTCCATAAAGAAGGATCGCTGCACAAAGCAGGTGAAGATGGCCGCGTAGACGGTAACTATGAGGGCCACGTAATGAGGACCAGCCTTTATACTCGTGCCTCCATGCACCCGGTTGTTACAGGTGCAGTGGTAGCTGCCGCCGGCGCTGCTGCTGTAGCACTGATCGGCAAGAAGCGTCAAAAGAACCATAAAATGCCCAGGTAA
- a CDS encoding PQQ-dependent sugar dehydrogenase, with protein MATDYKTLRKNTGFSISKTALKTENATRQALHNLPIPARPKVDAADVVVPEGYVVEPVMVGLSFPTDVTFSDDGTIFVSEGGSSWPTRPYMPARVIVRHPSGETESIAMNIQAGPRGITWRDGELYMALKGGYHMQVVKYNLSTGELKVLIDQLPSGGWHEPGGPIFGPDGLMYFGNGSVTQQGVALPAGFTVDLAKHPFAYDVPGQDVTLTGNNVRSRDPRLPYPFMIETGAFKPFGIPAKKGEVIKGELFCNSAVWRSRPDGTDVELLAWGIRNPFGMALNEAGELYVADNDFEEKGERAIANDPDRIWHIRKAREPFGSVKEPDWYGFPDICGDGLPVNHEKHLPSRGKAAELLIENPPKWAGPAVFLEQPHSCMCRMDFSRSDAFGFKGELFVAEWGSLAPLNSPHPEDLTHGFRVIRVDVEKGTAEPFMHNRKMGPASTYGSGGIERPVSCKFSPDGKSLYVLDFGVATVTPGNMMALAHTGVLWKITRKEDNNG; from the coding sequence ATGGCAACAGACTACAAAACTTTGCGCAAGAACACTGGCTTCTCCATTTCGAAAACCGCTCTTAAAACAGAAAACGCCACAAGGCAAGCCCTCCACAACCTGCCCATACCCGCCCGACCCAAGGTAGATGCCGCCGACGTAGTAGTACCAGAAGGTTATGTGGTAGAGCCCGTTATGGTAGGTCTCTCCTTCCCTACTGATGTTACCTTCTCCGACGATGGCACCATTTTCGTGAGCGAAGGGGGCAGTTCCTGGCCCACACGACCTTATATGCCAGCTCGTGTTATCGTACGGCATCCTTCCGGCGAAACAGAGTCCATCGCGATGAATATACAGGCTGGCCCAAGAGGCATCACCTGGCGGGATGGTGAGCTCTACATGGCTCTGAAAGGCGGTTATCATATGCAGGTGGTTAAGTACAACCTGAGTACCGGAGAGCTGAAGGTGCTGATAGACCAGCTGCCAAGCGGTGGCTGGCACGAACCGGGAGGCCCTATTTTTGGCCCTGACGGCTTGATGTACTTTGGCAATGGTTCTGTTACACAACAAGGTGTTGCCCTGCCTGCAGGCTTTACCGTAGACCTGGCCAAGCACCCGTTCGCGTACGACGTGCCGGGGCAGGATGTAACACTAACTGGCAATAACGTCCGAAGCCGCGACCCAAGACTGCCTTATCCTTTCATGATCGAAACAGGGGCGTTTAAACCGTTCGGCATACCGGCAAAGAAAGGCGAAGTGATAAAAGGAGAACTCTTCTGTAACTCCGCCGTTTGGCGCTCACGCCCCGATGGTACTGATGTAGAGCTGCTGGCCTGGGGTATACGAAATCCTTTTGGCATGGCCCTGAATGAAGCAGGCGAACTGTACGTAGCTGACAATGATTTTGAAGAAAAAGGCGAGCGCGCTATTGCCAACGACCCGGACCGCATCTGGCACATCAGGAAAGCACGTGAACCTTTTGGCTCTGTTAAAGAACCTGACTGGTACGGGTTTCCGGATATTTGCGGCGACGGTTTGCCAGTTAACCACGAGAAGCACCTGCCTAGCCGCGGAAAGGCCGCAGAGTTGTTAATCGAAAATCCTCCGAAGTGGGCAGGCCCGGCTGTATTCCTGGAGCAGCCGCACTCCTGCATGTGCCGCATGGATTTTTCCCGCTCCGATGCCTTTGGCTTTAAAGGAGAGCTCTTTGTTGCTGAATGGGGATCACTGGCACCCCTTAACTCACCACACCCAGAAGACCTGACCCATGGCTTTAGGGTAATTCGGGTAGACGTAGAAAAAGGCACGGCAGAGCCTTTTATGCATAACAGAAAGATGGGTCCCGCCTCTACCTATGGCAGCGGCGGCATAGAGCGTCCTGTATCCTGCAAGTTCAGCCCTGACGGCAAAAGCCTGTACGTGTTGGATTTTGGGGTGGCAACCGTTACCCCCGGCAACATGATGGCTCTTGCCCACACAGGTGTACTTTGGAAAATAACAAGAAAGGAGGATAACAATGGATAA